In the Pongo abelii isolate AG06213 chromosome 2, NHGRI_mPonAbe1-v2.0_pri, whole genome shotgun sequence genome, CCTGTGGTTCCTGCCAGCCTGCACGGCCTGCTCTGTGCTGCCCTGCAGGCCTGGGCATTGCTGCTCACCATCTGCCCCAGCACCCAAATCAGCCACATCCTTGACAGGTAGGGGTGGCTGTCcactgggagggggaggggatcTCAAAGAGGCCCCCAACCCACACATATAGCTCAGTCTGCCCCTTCCCTAGGCAGCTGCCCCGGCTGCCCCAGCTCTTGTCCAGTGAAAGTGTGAACCTGCGGATTGCTGCCGGTGAAACCATCGCACTGCTCTTTGAGCTTGCCCGGGACCTTGAGGTGCGAGGGACAAGGATGGGGGGTGCTTGGTGACACCACCTGCCCATCACAGGCTGGATGCAGGGGGTGCCATAGAAAACAGAACAGCTTTAGGTCATTATGCAGAGGAGGTGGCCCCAGAACAGATTCATCTCCTAGATGTCATCATGATGGGTGCCCTCAGCAGCGGTGTCCTGGCCTGacagaggccaaggaggggtCAAAGGGgccaggcagagaagagaggatCTCTCAGTGAAAGGAGGGGTTTGAGCAGTGCCCTGTTCAGAGCCAGCAGAGCTCAAGCATCTACCACACGCCCTCCAATGCTCCCATTGCAGGAGGAGTTTGTTTACGAGGACATGGAGGCCCTCTGCAGTGTCCTGCGCACTCTGGCCACTGACAGTAACAAGTACCGTGCCAAGGCTGATCGTCGGCGCCAGCGCTCTACTTTCCGCGCCGTGCTGCACTCCGTGGAGGTTTGCGTGAGAACATATGTGTCCTAGCAAGGGTGCATCCCCAGGCATAGCAGCCAAGCCCAGTTGTGTTGGCCCCTCTACCCTGCAGGGCGGTGAATGCAAAGAAGAGATAGTGCGCTTCGGCTTTGAGGTGCTCTACATGGACAGCTGGGCTCGGCACCGGATCTACGCTGCCTTCAAGGAAGTGCTGggttcaggcatgcaccaccacctccAGGTGTGGGGACGGACAGGGAGGGGACATCTGGTGTGGTTGCGTCAGTCTGGCCTGAGCTCACTGCCCTCTGCCCCCCAGAACAATGAGCTACTCCGTGACATCTTTGGCCTGGGCCCTGTGCTGTTGCTGGATGCCACTGCCCTGAAGGCCTGCAAGGTTCCACGCTTCGAGAAGGTTTGCACCCTTGGGCACCTTTCTCTTCCCCCTATTCCCGTTTCCTGGAGGCCTGGAATTCTGTAGAGGCTGGAAGAGGACCCCCAGCCCTTTCCCTTCCCAGCTCCCCAGGGTGTCACTCTCTGTCCCCACTCTAGCACCTGTACAATGCTGCTGCCTTCAAAGCCCGGACCAAGGCTCGAAGCCGTGTGAGGGACAAGCGGGCAGACATCCTGTGAAGCAGGACCTGCTGAAGAGGAGACTTTCTATGCCCTTGGTCCGTATTTTTAACAGAAGACAGTGCAACAACTGGTCTCCACCAGTAtttgtcactttatttttttaatgacaaaaccaaaaacagacaTGGGGTGGGTAGCTGGGGGCCCGGACACTTGGGACCCTGGCCCCTTTGTCCCTGCAGCCAGCCCTGTGGCCTCTTCCTGTCCTGTCTCAGGCCAGGCTAAATATGTGCCTGCCTCAGGGCTGTGGGGCAGGCACTAGGGggcctttcccttcctttcctttctcaggCCTTGCTCCCCCAGGATGACCCACTCTTAGGGGGGTGGTGGCATCTGGACAAATGCCACCACAGCAGGTGGGGAGGCAAAGCTACCTGGAATGAATTTGTGTGCTGATTTTTAAGGATTATTACAGATAATTAAACAGAACGGTCAGCCTTCTGTGGTCTTAACCCCTGGGTATTTTTCTGTTCTCCCTCCCCATCTACTATCCCAGGCTTGGGCCCAACTGGGTCTTCCACAATGTCACCTTTGCCCTCCAAGGTAGTCTGCCCCAGGTGGCGCCTCTCCCCCTACTCAGAGCCCAGCCTGTCTTTGAGAGCTGAGGCTGGACCCTCACTGGGAGGCCTGGCAGAGTTTGGGTGATTGCTATGGGGACAGCTATTTCTAGACTTCAGAACCTGCCATCTGGGGTGGCCAGAGAGTGCTGACAGGCCACAGGAGGAGCCAGGAGGCTGGTGCCCCTTCCCCTGACCTTGGGCCACCCAAAGCAAGGCTTTGGCACCAGAGGCTTGGCTAGGCCTGGCTTGAAGAGATCAGGAGAGGCAGGCAGCTATTAAGTTAACAATAGGTTCTTGTACAAAAATCTCACCAAGGCAATAGTGTAGATGTGGCAGCCAGCAGTAGGGAAGGAGAGACTTGCCCATAGCCACTTTattccccccacacacacccccccaggccCCAGATCCAAATGGCATCTCAGCTGGGTGCTTGGGCCTCACTGGAGTTGAGCCTCCGAAGCTGGCTGAGGCTGGCCAAGCGGAGTTTGAGTAGTGTCTCCTCCTGCGTGCGGAGCGTGTGTGCCAGGATGCGCAGGGATTCACTCTGCAGCACTGAATGGCAAGTGGGGGATCATCAGACCATGTGCCACCCCATGACCTCTGCAGACCCAGCCCAGGACCAGGGGCAGCCACGGGCCTCCCGCCCCATCCTTCACTGCTGCAGCATCTGCAGTTGCTCCTTCCAGCTGCACAGAAGGGCCTCCCAGTCCCCACTGCCTTGCTCTCTATTCCTACTAGCACCCTGTGCGTCCATACCGCTCAGGTAGACAGCCAGGAGTGCGAGCGCCAGGCAAGTGAGCACCAGCAGCGTGAGCAGCAGCAGGAACCCTCCTCGTCTGTACACAGGGCTGCAGCCAGCCTGGGCACACAGTGACGGCGGCAAAATGCCCAGCAGCTCATCCCACGGCCGTGCCTCTTCAGTTAGATAGGGGCGCAGTGTGCCTGCTGGGTGGATGGGACATCGGGAGGGTGGTGGGTGCACCTGCTTTCGTCCCCTCCCCCAGCACGTCATCCACCCCACTGTCCCCGCTCACCTCCACTATTTAGGTCGCTGATGGACTCCACCTGGTGCAGGCGTACCTCATGCACGCAGTTGGGGGCCAATGGCCCCCTGCTCCTCTGGCTGGGCATCATTGGCGCCACGGAGTCTGCAGGGGCAGCGCAGGCTGATTTAGCCAGTGGTGGGTCAACCCCCTTCCTTCTACCAGGTGGCTTCAAGCAGCAAGGACTTGCAGATGATAGGGATAGTGGGACATTTGGTTCCAAATCCCCTAAAACTGACTCAGGAATGACCCTTGATTTGGATCCAGGATGATCCCAGACCCTTACAGGCTTATTCTGTATACAGGAGCAGCAGGTACATTTGATTTGTTTCCTTCCAAGCACCCCAGGGACTCAGGCATTCCTCTGCCTGCTCATTTCTAGCAGTTTATCAGCCTTGAATGCTAAGCCCACAGCAAATGAAATTCAGTCCTGCCTCTTTTGTCAGTTGTCCCTGCAGACCCAATGCCTGGCATCTTCTGGTCAGAAAGCCCTATTGTAGCCACTCTGATGCCTTTCCCTCCTGGCCTTGGTTCGGTGTTTGTAAACATACTCAGTGTGACTGTGCTGTACATGTGTGAATCCTGctgttttcattcaacatttactaTTGGAGAGACCCTTCTTTGTTATACTGTTGCACATGCCTCTGAGGTCTCTCCCTTCACACATCTCTCTGAGGCTGCCTGGGCATCTAGGTTGTTTGCAgttcccccccccccccgccccctttttttttttgagacggagtttcactcttgttgcccaggctgaagcgcaatgGCGCAAGCTTGGCTCACCGCTGCAGTTCCCTTTTGAAATTAACCCCCAAGACATCCACCATTGAGTATGAAGGTTTTTTTCCCAGTTTCCTGATAGTTATTAATTTCAgttcccagaagtggaattattgGATCCAagagcagggatttttttttttttttttttgagatgtgtgttttgttttttttttctccctgtgttgcccaggctggaatgctatgtcgtgatctcgcctcactgcaccctccacctcctgggttcaagcgattctcctgcatcagcctcccgagtagctgggattacaggcgtgtgccaccacgcccagctaatttttgtatttttggtagagatgaggattcaccatgttggccaggctggtctggaactcctgacctcaagtgatctgcctgcctcggccttccaaagtcctggcatttataggcatgagtcactgcatttggctgttttttgttttggtttggtttttttgaggtggagtctccctctgtcgcccaggctggagtgcagtggcaggatctcggctcactgcaacctctgcctcccggcttcaagcagttctctgcctcagcctcccgagtagctgggattacaggtgccttccaccacacccagctactttttatatttttagtggagatggggtttcaccatcttggccaggctagtcttgaacccctgaccttataatccacccgcctcggcctcccaaagtgctgggatttacaggcgtgagccaccgtgcccggcctgtttttttgtttttgagacagagtcttgctccgttgcccaggctggagtgcagtggcgcaatcttggctcattgcaacctccacctcctgggttcaagtgattctcctgtttcagcctcccgagtagctgggattacagatgtgtgtcaccatgccctgctaatttttgtattttcagtagaaaccagGTTTcccatgctggctaggctggtctcaaactcctgacctcaagtgatccacccgcctcagactcccaaagtgctgggattacaggcgtgagccaccgtgcctggcgagATTaccattattttgagatggagtcttgctctgtcgccaggctggggtgtagtggcgcgatctcagctcactgcaatcaccccctcccaggttcaagcgatgcccctgcctcagcctcccaagtagttgggattacaggcatccaccaccgcccctggctaattttttgtattttagtagagagggggtttcaccatattggccaggatggtctcaatctcctgacctcgtgatctgcccgcctgggcctcccaaagtgctgggattacaggtgtgagccactgtgcctggcctgagatttttgttttgtttttgagacagattcttactctatcacccaggctggagttcagtggggtGATCACagttcaccgcagcctccgcctcctgggctcaggtgatcctcctgtgtcagccttcccagtagctgggactacaggcatgcaccaccatgcccagttaattttttttgtattttttgtagagacggggtttcactatgttgcccaggctggtctcgaactcctggtctcaagagatccatcctgcttggcctctcaaagtgctgggattacaggtgtgagccaccacgcccagcccgattttttttaaagctattaccAAATTGTCTTCCAGAAGCACTGTCCACAGCCCCCCACAGGGTATAATATTGCCACCATTAGGCATCCCcgtaggaaaaaaattatatttacatgcacacgtgcacacatagaTTTGCTAACTTGAGAGATGAGAAATGgcctttcttgatttattttattggGTTTCTTAGCCTAGGGAGTGTGACTAATATGTgtgtggctctttttttttttttttgagacagtcttgctgtgttgcccaggctggagtgcagtggcgcgatctcagctcactgcaacctccacctcccgggttcaagcaattctcgtgtttcagcctcccgagtagctgggactacaggcatctgccaccatgcctggctaatttttgtatttttagtagagaccaggttttgccatgttggccaggctggtctcaaactcctgacctcaagtgatccacccgccttggcctcccaaagtgctgggattacaggcgcaagccaccatgcccagctgtgtgTGGCTTCTTAATTATCAATTTGAAGCCTCTGCCCATTTAGTCACTTGGGTCTGTGTACTTTTCTtgtgattttaattatgtactttcACACTCATtgaagtttttgctttttgtttgtttgtttgagacagagtctcactctgttgccctggctggagtgcagtggtgtgatctgggctcactgcaacctctgcctcctgggttcaagggattctcctatgTCAGCCttagtagctggcactacaggtgtgcaccaccacgccctgcaattttttttttttttttttttttttgagatggagtctggctctgtcacccaggctggagtgcagtggcacgatcttggctcaccgcaagctccgcctcccaggttcatgccattctcctgcctcaccctcccaagtagctgggactacagatgtccgctgccacgcccggctaattttttgtatttttagtagagatggggtttcaccatgttggccaggatagtctcgatctcctgacctcgtgatccgtctgcctcggcctcccaaagttctgggattacaggcgtgaaccaccgcgcccggccaatttttgtattttttggtagagatggggtttcaccttcttggccaggctggtcttgaaatcctgacctcaagtcatctgcccatcttgtcctcccaaagtgctgggtttacaggcatgagccactgtacccggccaatatttaattatattttcttctagttgttCTTTAACTTGATGTCTAAAAATCCTGGTCCAGATGCCAAGAGCTCCAGATACGCACCTGGAAGCTGATAACAGTAGGGAAGAGCATTGGGGGGAAACCTCCAGATAGGAGCAAGGGTGGCCTTGCACTCTGGGACTGTCATTCTCAGGACAGTAACTCAACCTCCATGATTTACTTGAAACTGCCTCTTGACATGCTCAAAAGCAAgtacaacaaaaacaagcaagtgCTGCCAGTCATTATGTCTCGGTGGTGGGTTGAAGGTCATATTAAATTCTCtctttgggccaggcactgtggctcatgcctgtaatcccagcactttgggaggccaaggcaggaggatcatttgagtctaagagtttgaaaccagccagggcaacatagggagaccccatctctacaaaaaaattaaagattagggccgggcacagtggctcacgcctgtaatcccagcactttgggaggctgaggtgggcggatcacgaggtcaggagttcgagatcagcctggtcaacatggtgaaaccccatctgtactaaaaatacaaaaaattagccgggcatggtgatgggcgcctgtagtcccagctactcaggaggctgaggcaggagaatagcttgaacccgggaggcggagcttgcggtgacccaagctcaagccactgcactccagcctgggtgacagagctagacctcatctcaaaaaaaaataaataaataaagattagtttggtgtggtggcatgcttctGTGGtgccagcttctcaggaggctgaggtgggagggttgcttgagtccaggaggtcaaggctgcagtgaactgtgatcatgccactgcactccagcctggacaacagagtgagaacctgtctctaaaaaaaaaaaaaaaaattccctgctgccgggcacagtggctcacacctataatcccagcactttgggaggccaaggcaagtggatcacaaggtcaggagtttgagaccagcctggccattatggtgaaaccccgtctctaccaaaaatattaaaaaattagccaggtatggtggcaggcgcctgtggtcccagctacttgggaggctgagacaggagaatcacttaaacctgggaggcagaggttgcagtgagcagagatcgcaccactgcactccagcctgggcgacagagcaagactccgtctcagaaaaaaaaaaaggggctgggcgcggtagcccacgcctgtaatcccagcactttggaaggccgaggcgggcggatcatgaggtcaggagatcgagaccatcctggctaacacagtgaaaccccgtttctactaaaaaatacaaaacaaaaattagctgggcatggtggcaggtgcctgtagtcccagctactcagaaggctgaggcaggagaatggcatgaacccgggaggcagagcttgcaatgagccgagatcgcgccactgcactccagcctgggcgacagagcaagactccatctcaaaaaaaaaaaaaaaaaaaaattccctcttTGTACTTTGTTGTGCTTTTCTCACACTTTCTAAACTGAATGTGAATTGTTTATTACAGGAAAAACACACAGTAAATGTCATTGTTAAGATCccaaaagaggccaggcacagtggcttatgcctctaatcccagcactttgaaaggccaaggtggctggctgggcgcagtggctcacgcctgtaatcccagcactttgggaggccgaagcgggtggatcacgaggtcagaagattgagaccatgccggctaacacagtgaaaccccatctctactaaaaatacaaaaaattagccgggcgtggtggcgggctcctgtagtcccagctactcgggaggctgaggcaggagaatggcgtgaacccgggaggcagagcttgcagtgagctgagatctcgccactgcactccagcctgggcaacagagcaagactccatctcaaaaaaaaaaaaaaaaaaaaaaggccaaggtgggaggattggattggttgaggccaggagttcaagaccagggaGACccttctctacacacacacacacatgcatgaaaGTAAACATTTCCCCCTACCAGGGGCAAGGCCCCTCTCCTGCAATGTTGAAAATGTtggcagtggctcactcttgtaatcccaacaatttgggaggccaaggcgggtggatcacctgaggtcaggagtttgagaccagcctgcccaatacagtgaaaccttgtctctactaaaaatacaaaaattagccgggcatggtagcacatgcctgtaatcccaactacttgggagcctgagacaggagaatagcttgaatctgggaggcagaggttgcagtgagccgagaccgcaccactgcactccagcctgggtgaccaaaaaaaaaaaaaaaaaaagttgaggccgggcacagtggctcacccctgtaatcccaacactttgggaggctgaggtgggtggcttacgaggtcaggagttcaagaccagcctggccaagatggtgaatccctgtctctactaaaaatacaaaaattagctaggcatggtggcaggcgcctataatcccagctacttgggaggctgaggcagagaagtgcttgaacctgggaggcggaggttgcagttagccaagatcaggccactgtactccagcctgggcgacagagccagactccatctcaaaaaaaaatgagttgaaaatGTGATGAGAGGAGCTTGCTAGCTGGGCCAAGCTCTGTCATGGGCTCTAAGATGGAGCCATGGAGCAGACAGTCCTATGTCCTGGCCAGTACTGGACCTGTAGCTTCCTAGATTCCTGCTGCCCTGGCCCCTCTGAGCATCAGTGCTTCTTATATGCAGTGGTGCAGTTAGGTGAGTAGCCACCAAGCTCTTGACTAGTTGAGTCTCAGTCTGACCAGGCCAAGGGACCCCCAACCCTAGGCAGTTGGATATATTTAGACCCAAGTCAGGGGAGTCCAGAGGCCTAACTACTTTTCAGTCCATGGGACAGGTACCCAAATGCTTTCTGGAACCACTGCCCACCCCAATCCCAGCTTCCTCCCTTAAGAGCTGAACCGGCCAGGCAGCTGACCGGATGCCCACATCCACCTGAGCACAGCCTGTAGTTTACCCACTCCTAACTGGGTAGCTTCTCCCATCCCTCCTTGATGTCCCCAGCAGGGGAAACTGAAGCAGGGCCTGAGGTGACAAGGGGTTCCAGGCATGGCAGGTTTTTCCTCCCTGCACAGGGGGCAGGTCCTTTTACAGGAGCTGGAGCATGAAAATGGGTAACTAACTACTCAAGACAGTGAGGTCAGTGGGACAGAGGGTGGATCTCTCCATGGTCCACAAGGTCACAGGACTGAGGCCTTGCCCTCCCTCATG is a window encoding:
- the LSMEM2 gene encoding leucine-rich single-pass membrane protein 2 isoform X2 — translated: MYGGGVLPLEGPWAPGLVEAGSWLAPSPDSVAPMMPSQRSRGPLAPNCVHEVRLHQVESISDLNSGGTLRPYLTEEARPWDELLGILPPSLCAQAGCSPVYRRGGFLLLLTLLVLTCLALALLAVYLSVLQSESLRILAHTLRTQEETLLKLRLASLSQLRRLNSSEAQAPS
- the LSMEM2 gene encoding leucine-rich single-pass membrane protein 2 isoform X4 gives rise to the protein MPSSAPNCPLLAMPEETQEDSVAPMMPSQRSRGPLAPNCVHEVRLHQVESISDLNSGGTLRPYLTEEARPWDELLGILPPSLCAQAGCSPVYRRGGFLLLLTLLVLTCLALALLAVYLSVLQSESLRILAHTLRTQEETLLKLRLASLSQLRRLNSSEAQAPS
- the LSMEM2 gene encoding leucine-rich single-pass membrane protein 2 isoform X1 encodes the protein MYGGGVLPLEGPWAPGLVEAGSWLAPSPDSVAPMMPSQRSRGPLAPNCVHEVRLHQVESISDLNSGAGTLRPYLTEEARPWDELLGILPPSLCAQAGCSPVYRRGGFLLLLTLLVLTCLALALLAVYLSVLQSESLRILAHTLRTQEETLLKLRLASLSQLRRLNSSEAQAPS
- the LSMEM2 gene encoding leucine-rich single-pass membrane protein 2 isoform X3: MPSSAPNCPLLAMPEETQEDSVAPMMPSQRSRGPLAPNCVHEVRLHQVESISDLNSGAGTLRPYLTEEARPWDELLGILPPSLCAQAGCSPVYRRGGFLLLLTLLVLTCLALALLAVYLSVLQSESLRILAHTLRTQEETLLKLRLASLSQLRRLNSSEAQAPS